The following coding sequences are from one Ruminococcus flavefaciens AE3010 window:
- a CDS encoding lysylphosphatidylglycerol synthase domain-containing protein, whose translation MKKALKIIGNIVMIAALAFVVKKLLDMDISFSQLSEGRVVCALLLCFAVQTAIIICSCYPWLVFTRSLSGRKIPYSAAMPVYTQSNLYKYLPGNVFQYVGRNQLAADMDISHVDVACATVLDVLFCVFWTAVISVIMLGGRIAELMSKYGKNLLIVGAVGIVLLILLILAVRLKFRDKFKAYLSRYSKAFAKENRSMLLRGAFYYLLQNAVSAAMYMGCLALIVPQADTGELVALTGAFLFAWIIGFVTPGAPGGIGIREGVMLFVCGDSFADRIVLFVLVMRIGSVFADVAAFIIGRIYAGTVRAKN comes from the coding sequence ATGAAAAAAGCGCTGAAAATAATCGGCAATATCGTAATGATAGCCGCCCTTGCCTTTGTGGTGAAGAAGCTTCTGGATATGGATATAAGCTTCTCGCAGCTCAGCGAGGGCAGAGTTGTCTGTGCGCTGCTGCTTTGCTTTGCAGTACAGACTGCAATAATAATCTGCTCATGCTATCCGTGGCTGGTGTTCACACGGTCGCTTTCGGGACGGAAGATACCCTATTCGGCGGCAATGCCCGTGTATACACAGTCCAACCTGTACAAGTATCTCCCCGGAAATGTTTTCCAGTACGTGGGACGCAATCAGCTTGCAGCCGATATGGACATAAGCCATGTGGACGTAGCCTGTGCCACGGTGCTGGACGTGCTGTTCTGCGTGTTCTGGACGGCTGTCATATCCGTGATAATGCTGGGCGGACGCATAGCGGAGCTTATGTCGAAGTACGGAAAGAACCTGCTCATAGTGGGCGCGGTGGGAATAGTCCTGCTCATATTGCTCATACTGGCAGTAAGGCTCAAATTCCGCGACAAGTTCAAGGCGTACCTCTCGCGGTACTCCAAAGCTTTCGCTAAAGAGAACCGTTCCATGCTGCTGCGGGGAGCATTCTATTATCTGCTCCAGAACGCAGTATCCGCGGCTATGTACATGGGTTGTCTGGCGCTGATAGTGCCGCAGGCAGACACGGGAGAGCTCGTGGCGCTGACGGGAGCTTTTCTCTTTGCTTGGATAATCGGCTTTGTTACGCCCGGAGCTCCGGGAGGCATCGGTATCCGTGAGGGAGTAATGCTCTTTGTATGCGGAGACAGCTTTGCGGACAGGATAGTGCTGTTCGTGCTGGTAATGCGTATAGGCTCGGTGTTTGCGGACGTAGCTGCATTCATCATCGGCAGGATTTATGCCGGAACTGTTAGAGCTAAGAACT
- a CDS encoding glycosyltransferase, translating to MKSLSDIKGKRILFVATKNSDYLRLVQETELLRRGGNTVTVISSDKKSYLKRLLYVYRRLLRADMKNYDMSFIGFAPQLVIPLFGRKLRKKPIVEDFFISMYDTLCFDRKIFRRNGLIGHILKLIDRRTLAAADLAVCDTKAHGRYFCKEFGFPVEKMIVLYLEADSSIYYPREAPKNKDFTVLYFGSVLPLQGVSVILKAIDLLKDESGLRFVFVGPLGKKNKRTGENITEYIDWLPQEELAEKIAGADLCLAGHFDGSIMKAKRTIAGKTYIYRAMGKPVILGDNPANHELYSEGDEGVYFCEMGNAQKLAELIKEIKDKSEL from the coding sequence ATGAAAAGTCTGAGTGATATCAAGGGTAAGCGCATACTCTTTGTCGCTACAAAAAACAGCGATTACCTCAGACTTGTTCAGGAGACAGAGCTGCTTCGCAGGGGCGGCAATACGGTCACTGTAATAAGCTCGGACAAAAAGAGCTATTTAAAGCGCCTGCTGTACGTTTACCGCAGGCTTCTGAGGGCTGACATGAAGAACTACGATATGAGCTTTATAGGCTTTGCACCTCAGCTGGTGATACCCCTTTTCGGGAGAAAGCTGCGGAAAAAGCCCATCGTTGAGGACTTTTTCATATCCATGTACGATACCCTCTGCTTTGACAGGAAGATATTCCGCAGGAACGGTCTTATTGGACATATCCTCAAACTCATCGACAGGCGCACTCTTGCAGCTGCCGACCTTGCAGTATGCGATACAAAGGCTCACGGCAGATACTTCTGCAAGGAGTTCGGTTTCCCTGTGGAGAAGATGATCGTTCTGTATCTGGAAGCCGACAGCAGCATATACTATCCCCGTGAAGCCCCGAAAAACAAGGACTTCACCGTACTTTACTTCGGCAGCGTACTTCCCTTGCAGGGCGTATCGGTCATACTGAAAGCCATAGACCTGCTGAAAGATGAGAGCGGTCTCCGCTTTGTATTCGTGGGACCTCTCGGCAAGAAGAATAAACGCACAGGTGAGAATATCACCGAGTATATCGACTGGCTGCCGCAGGAGGAGCTTGCTGAGAAGATAGCAGGCGCAGACCTCTGTCTGGCAGGACATTTCGACGGCAGCATTATGAAAGCAAAACGCACTATCGCAGGCAAGACCTACATCTACCGCGCTATGGGTAAGCCTGTGATACTGGGCGATAATCCTGCCAACCATGAGCTCTACTCCGAGGGCGATGAGGGCGTATACTTCTGCGAAATGGGAAATGCCCAGAAGCTGGCGGAGCTTATCAAGGAAATAAAGGACAAGAGTGAACTATGA
- a CDS encoding glycosyltransferase family 2 protein yields the protein MKLIIQIPCYNEEETLELAYNDLPRHIDGIDTIEYLIINDGSKDNTAARARELGFHHIVSFKRNKGLAKGFMAGIDACLHLGADIIVNTDADNQYCGADIEKIVRPILEQKADIVIGERPIDQTEHFSWKKKKFQHLGSWVVRVASGTDIPDAPSGFRAYSRDAALRLNVVNEYTYTLETIIQAGNNKTAMTSVPIRTNPETRPSRLFSSMWRYMKRSSTVITRSFVMYKPLKFFMTIGFILLLIGSVLGIRFLILMAMGDGSGHIQSLILTAILIMMGFQTITIGLLGDTISANRKLLEDVQYRVRKMECGKSDEEMKNEKSE from the coding sequence ATGAAGCTTATCATTCAGATACCGTGCTATAACGAGGAGGAGACACTGGAGCTGGCTTACAACGACCTGCCCAGACATATCGACGGTATAGATACCATAGAGTACCTCATAATCAACGACGGAAGCAAGGACAATACAGCAGCCCGTGCACGGGAGCTGGGATTTCATCATATAGTTTCCTTTAAGCGCAACAAGGGACTTGCCAAGGGCTTTATGGCAGGAATAGACGCCTGCCTGCACTTGGGCGCTGATATAATCGTGAATACCGACGCGGACAATCAGTACTGCGGTGCGGATATCGAGAAGATAGTCCGCCCCATACTTGAACAGAAAGCTGATATAGTCATAGGCGAAAGACCTATCGACCAGACCGAGCATTTCTCATGGAAGAAGAAAAAGTTCCAGCATCTGGGAAGCTGGGTAGTCCGTGTGGCTTCGGGCACAGATATTCCCGACGCTCCCAGCGGATTCAGAGCCTATTCCCGTGACGCAGCCCTGAGACTCAACGTTGTCAACGAGTACACCTATACTCTTGAAACTATAATACAGGCAGGAAACAACAAGACTGCCATGACCTCTGTCCCCATAAGGACAAATCCCGAAACCCGTCCGTCACGCCTGTTTTCAAGCATGTGGCGTTATATGAAGCGCTCATCAACGGTCATCACACGTTCCTTTGTAATGTACAAGCCGCTGAAATTCTTCATGACTATCGGCTTTATACTGCTGCTTATCGGAAGCGTGCTGGGCATAAGGTTCCTCATACTTATGGCAATGGGTGACGGCAGCGGACATATCCAGTCCCTTATCCTCACTGCCATACTCATTATGATGGGCTTCCAGACCATAACCATAGGACTTCTTGGCGATACTATCTCCGCAAACAGGAAGCTCCTTGAGGACGTTCAGTACAGAGTGAGAAAAATGGAGTGCGGCAAGAGCGACGAGGAAATGAAGAATGAAAAGTCTGAGTGA
- a CDS encoding glycosyltransferase family 4 protein gives MKRIALVNQRYGLEVNGGSEYYTRLIAERLTAEFEVDVITTKAQEYTTWENFYKADEEDINGVHVRRFPVEKLRAKDFNDFNGKYLSGGTANYNTETEEKWFEKQGPYSPAAINYIRENKDNYDIFIFVTYLYYLTVKGLPEVAEKSILIPTAHEEPFIHFKTYETFFKLPKAFIFLTDEEKALVQGLFDCKDKPCRVMGTGVEVPCEPDEAGFRSKYGIEGDYIIYVGRIDEGKCCPELFRYFQEYKKRRPDSGLKLVLMGKPVCEIPRDKDIISLGFVSEEDKFSGISGAKCLVLPSAFESLSISVLEAMTLSVPVIVNGVCEVLKGHCVKSNGGLYYTNYFEFEGVLDYVFSHPEEYGIMRRNAKAYIDSNYRWEVIMRNFSEMINHICEE, from the coding sequence ATGAAAAGGATAGCGCTTGTAAATCAGAGATACGGACTTGAAGTCAACGGCGGCTCGGAATACTACACCCGTCTTATCGCAGAGCGCCTTACTGCCGAATTTGAAGTTGACGTTATAACCACAAAGGCTCAGGAGTACACCACATGGGAAAACTTCTACAAAGCCGACGAGGAGGACATAAACGGAGTACATGTTCGCCGTTTCCCTGTTGAGAAGCTCCGCGCAAAGGACTTCAACGACTTCAACGGAAAGTACCTCAGCGGCGGTACTGCCAATTACAACACCGAGACCGAGGAAAAGTGGTTCGAGAAGCAGGGACCCTATTCTCCTGCGGCTATAAACTATATCCGCGAAAATAAGGATAATTACGATATATTCATCTTCGTGACCTATCTCTACTACCTTACGGTAAAGGGACTTCCCGAGGTGGCTGAAAAGTCCATACTCATACCCACTGCTCATGAGGAGCCCTTTATACATTTCAAGACATACGAGACATTTTTCAAGCTCCCTAAGGCGTTCATCTTCCTCACCGACGAGGAAAAGGCGCTGGTGCAGGGACTTTTTGACTGTAAGGACAAGCCCTGCCGCGTTATGGGTACGGGAGTTGAAGTGCCCTGCGAGCCCGATGAAGCAGGCTTCCGCAGTAAATACGGCATCGAGGGCGACTACATCATCTATGTGGGACGTATCGACGAGGGCAAGTGCTGCCCCGAGCTTTTCAGATACTTTCAGGAGTACAAAAAGCGCCGTCCTGACAGCGGTCTGAAGCTTGTTCTCATGGGCAAGCCCGTCTGCGAGATACCCAGGGATAAGGATATTATCAGTCTCGGCTTCGTCAGCGAGGAGGACAAGTTCAGCGGCATATCGGGAGCGAAGTGCCTTGTGCTGCCCTCTGCTTTTGAAAGTCTTTCCATATCCGTACTTGAAGCCATGACTCTTTCCGTGCCCGTTATAGTAAACGGCGTGTGCGAGGTGCTCAAGGGGCACTGCGTAAAGAGCAACGGCGGACTTTACTACACAAACTATTTTGAATTTGAAGGCGTGCTTGACTATGTGTTCTCTCACCCCGAGGAATACGGCATAATGCGCCGCAATGCAAAAGCGTATATCGACAGCAACTACCGCTGGGAAGTTATAATGCGCAATTTCAGTGAGATGATAAATCATATCTGTGAGGAGTGA
- a CDS encoding glycosyltransferase family 4 protein → MKKIGFVIPWYGENIPGGAEMELREVTDHLHEAGVDLEILSTCIKDAGSDWSENFNKEGIDKTSKGITVRRFKVEKRDRAAFDAVNAKLMKGHRITQAEEDIFLSEMVNCPQLYDYMKEHNEEYSLFVFIPYLLCTAYNGAKLFPEKAVFIPCFHDEAYAYISRYKELFPQTAGMIFNARPEAELAERLFGFSQSGTKTIVMGIGMDTGIIPDAEAFRKKFGIDSPFIIYAGRKDEGKNVHTLVKYYSEYIRRRDTDLKLVLIGGGSIELPAELIKQKRIIDLGFVDKQDKYNGQAAAEFLCQPSKNESFSLVIMESWLCGRPVLVHSGCPVTRNFVSESNGGLYFGDYFEFEGCTDWFLGNRDRARQMGINGGDYVRSNFAWDVIVEKYRKFFREVIGEE, encoded by the coding sequence GGTAACTGACCACCTCCATGAAGCGGGAGTTGACCTTGAGATACTGTCCACCTGCATAAAGGACGCAGGCTCGGACTGGAGCGAAAATTTCAACAAAGAGGGCATTGATAAGACCTCAAAGGGCATAACAGTAAGGCGTTTCAAGGTGGAAAAGCGGGACAGAGCCGCTTTTGACGCGGTGAACGCCAAGCTTATGAAGGGGCATCGCATAACTCAGGCGGAGGAGGACATCTTCCTGTCGGAAATGGTGAACTGCCCTCAGCTCTACGACTATATGAAAGAGCACAATGAGGAATACTCACTCTTCGTGTTCATACCCTATCTGCTGTGTACAGCATATAACGGCGCGAAGCTCTTCCCCGAGAAGGCTGTGTTCATACCCTGCTTCCACGACGAGGCTTATGCCTATATAAGCCGCTACAAGGAGCTTTTCCCTCAGACCGCAGGCATGATATTCAATGCCCGTCCCGAGGCGGAGCTGGCTGAGAGGCTTTTCGGCTTCTCACAGAGCGGCACCAAGACCATAGTCATGGGTATAGGCATGGATACGGGTATAATTCCCGACGCAGAGGCTTTCCGAAAGAAATTCGGCATCGACAGCCCGTTCATCATATATGCGGGACGCAAGGACGAGGGCAAGAACGTCCACACCCTTGTTAAATACTATTCGGAGTACATCAGGCGCCGCGATACAGACCTTAAACTGGTCCTCATCGGCGGCGGCAGCATAGAGCTCCCTGCTGAGCTCATAAAGCAGAAGCGCATCATCGACTTGGGCTTCGTGGACAAGCAGGACAAGTACAACGGACAGGCGGCGGCGGAGTTCCTGTGTCAGCCGTCCAAAAACGAGAGCTTCTCCCTTGTTATCATGGAGAGCTGGCTCTGCGGACGCCCCGTGCTGGTACACAGCGGCTGTCCCGTTACGCGGAACTTCGTATCGGAATCAAACGGCGGTCTTTACTTCGGGGACTACTTCGAGTTCGAGGGCTGCACCGACTGGTTCCTCGGAAACAGGGACAGGGCTCGGCAAATGGGCATTAACGGCGGAGATTACGTCCGCAGCAATTTTGCGTGGGACGTTATAGTTGAAAAGTACAGGAAGTTTTTCAGAGAGGTCATCGGAGAAGAATGA